Proteins encoded together in one Streptomyces sp. NBC_01216 window:
- a CDS encoding DUF2254 domain-containing protein, translated as MNYSEYRRPRILSPLREHLRDSFWFAPVAAMVAVFALWSATDTADQAIVAHLQSEGAYDDVADLIKFAEDARTIVTTISSAMMTFIGVVFSISLVALQMASGQLSPRVVPIFVRNRITKATFSVFLATFVLSLLVLSAYESEPDPRAVSNVPLLQSILTLLMVGLSLLLFVAYVNSTLRLMRVGYVVALITNDSFRVLARQPRHEGETEDLGPTTAFLTHRGEAGVLRDVNVALLVRSARRHGVVLRLLPRIGDFVLPGSRVVAVHGDGHVPRLLSSALSVGVERGFRQDLSFGLRQLADIALRALSPSLNDPTTAVQCLDRITQILAALADRPLGSVRYRDRKGTVRLVQDVPGWADLVDLGFTEIRGCAEGSPQVVRRLVAGLDDLLALAPPARREALLRHRALLVQRVERTAQEPADREFALEADRQGIG; from the coding sequence GTGAACTACTCCGAGTACCGCAGGCCCCGGATTCTGTCGCCCTTGCGGGAGCATCTGCGGGATAGCTTCTGGTTCGCACCGGTGGCCGCCATGGTGGCGGTGTTCGCGCTGTGGAGCGCCACCGACACGGCGGACCAGGCGATCGTCGCGCATCTCCAGAGCGAGGGGGCGTACGACGACGTCGCCGATCTGATCAAGTTCGCCGAGGACGCCAGGACGATCGTGACGACGATCAGCTCCGCGATGATGACCTTCATCGGTGTGGTGTTCTCGATCTCGCTCGTCGCGCTGCAGATGGCGAGCGGGCAGCTCAGCCCTCGGGTCGTGCCCATCTTCGTCAGGAACCGCATCACCAAGGCGACCTTCTCCGTCTTCCTGGCGACGTTCGTGCTCTCGCTGCTGGTCCTGTCCGCGTACGAGAGCGAGCCCGATCCCCGGGCCGTCTCCAATGTGCCGCTGTTGCAGTCGATCCTGACACTGCTGATGGTGGGTCTGAGCCTGCTGCTCTTCGTGGCGTACGTGAACTCGACGCTGCGGCTGATGCGTGTGGGGTATGTCGTGGCCCTGATCACCAACGACTCGTTCCGGGTGCTGGCGAGACAGCCGCGGCACGAGGGGGAGACGGAGGATCTGGGGCCCACGACCGCGTTCCTCACGCACCGGGGCGAGGCCGGCGTACTACGGGACGTGAACGTGGCCCTGCTGGTGCGGTCCGCCCGGCGGCACGGAGTGGTGCTGCGCCTGCTTCCCCGGATCGGGGACTTCGTGCTGCCGGGTTCCCGGGTCGTCGCCGTGCACGGCGACGGGCACGTTCCCCGCCTGCTGTCGTCGGCTCTGTCCGTCGGTGTCGAACGGGGTTTCCGCCAGGACCTCTCCTTCGGGCTTCGCCAGCTCGCGGACATCGCGCTTCGGGCCCTGTCCCCCTCGCTGAACGACCCGACGACGGCGGTGCAGTGCCTGGACCGGATCACCCAGATCCTGGCCGCTCTCGCGGACCGGCCGCTGGGGTCCGTCCGCTATCGCGACCGGAAGGGAACCGTCCGGCTGGTGCAGGACGTGCCGGGGTGGGCGGACCTGGTGGATCTCGGTTTCACCGAGATCCGGGGCTGTGCGGAGGGCAGCCCGCAGGTGGTCCGCCGGCTGGTCGCCGGGCTGGACGACCTGCTGGCCCTCGCTCCTCCCGCGCGCCGGGAAGCGCTGCTGCGACACCGCGCGCTCCTGGTCCAGCGGGTGGAACGGACGGCGCAGGAGCCCGCCGACCGCGAATTCGCACTGGAGGCGGACCGGCAGGGAATCGGCTGA
- a CDS encoding class F sortase: protein MEAQNGVGRRGTWGILVVVLLVGVHLVRSGTAEWRTEHPPRPLAAAAPDHRTPATTAFGAVPGPLPASRPARVRVPAVGIDAPVVGVGLDTDGGIGTPPAREGNLAGWFTGAVTPGEKGTAVVVGHVDTPAGRGVFFGLGALGKGRRIEIARQDGRTAVFSVYGVEVVPQDGFPAERVYRAAAVPELRVLTCGGDFTEGRGYDGNLVVFARLTEVRRAADVPSGPRAAVRPSGRPTAPPPA from the coding sequence GTGGAGGCGCAGAACGGTGTGGGCCGGCGCGGCACCTGGGGCATCCTCGTCGTGGTCCTGCTGGTCGGGGTGCACCTCGTGCGCAGCGGCACGGCGGAGTGGCGGACGGAGCACCCGCCGCGGCCCCTCGCCGCGGCGGCGCCAGACCACCGGACCCCCGCCACCACCGCGTTCGGCGCGGTGCCCGGCCCGCTGCCCGCCTCCCGTCCGGCGCGCGTCCGTGTCCCGGCCGTCGGCATCGACGCCCCGGTCGTCGGCGTCGGGCTGGACACCGACGGAGGCATCGGGACCCCGCCGGCCCGGGAGGGGAACCTGGCCGGCTGGTTCACCGGCGCCGTCACCCCGGGGGAGAAGGGCACCGCCGTCGTCGTCGGGCACGTCGACACCCCGGCCGGCCGGGGTGTCTTCTTCGGCCTCGGGGCCCTCGGCAAGGGCCGGCGCATCGAGATCGCCCGCCAGGACGGCCGGACCGCCGTGTTCTCCGTGTACGGCGTCGAGGTCGTCCCGCAGGACGGCTTTCCGGCCGAACGGGTCTACCGGGCCGCCGCCGTGCCCGAACTGCGCGTCCTCACCTGCGGGGGCGACTTCACGGAAGGCCGCGGGTACGACGGCAACCTCGTCGTCTTCGCCCGCCTGACCGAGGTCCGCCGGGCCGCCGACGTCCCGTCCGGGCCGAGGGCCGCCGTGCGGCCTTCCGGACGGCCGACGGCGCCTCCGCCTGCGTGA